The Sporocytophaga myxococcoides genome includes a window with the following:
- the rlmN gene encoding 23S rRNA (adenine(2503)-C(2))-methyltransferase RlmN, whose translation MSTQVLKDIRKQTIQDLKNFLEEKGEKGFRAKQIYEWIWNKSASSFDEMTNLSIKTRDLLKESFAFQKVTIAQKQVSSDKTIKVGFRLFDGNLVEGVLIPADDRMTACVSSQVGCSLTCKFCATGYMERKRNLEPGEIYDQVVLIRQLAEEHYNTPLTNIVFMGMGEPLLNYANVLKGIEMISSPEGLNMASKRITLSTAGVAKMIKKLADDEVKFNLALSLHAANDVKRNEIMPINETNSLEALGEALRYFYKKTGTRVTYEYIVFHDVNDKIEDARELYEFSKIIPCKINIIEYNPIAEASYVNAKEDRIEKFRAFLEAKGVTVNVRRSRGKDIDAACGQLAIKEKPGSVA comes from the coding sequence TTTCTGGAAGAGAAGGGAGAAAAGGGATTTCGGGCAAAACAGATTTATGAATGGATTTGGAATAAAAGCGCGTCATCTTTTGATGAAATGACAAACCTATCTATTAAAACACGTGATCTTTTAAAAGAAAGTTTTGCTTTTCAGAAGGTTACAATTGCTCAAAAGCAGGTGAGTTCGGATAAGACCATTAAAGTAGGTTTCAGACTTTTTGATGGTAATCTGGTAGAAGGAGTTCTGATTCCTGCTGATGATCGCATGACTGCTTGTGTTTCTTCTCAGGTAGGTTGCTCTTTGACCTGTAAATTCTGCGCTACAGGTTATATGGAAAGGAAGAGAAATCTTGAGCCTGGAGAAATATATGATCAGGTTGTTTTGATAAGACAGCTGGCAGAGGAACATTATAATACACCTTTAACAAACATTGTATTTATGGGAATGGGAGAACCCTTGCTCAATTATGCCAATGTTTTGAAGGGAATAGAAATGATCTCGTCTCCGGAAGGCTTAAATATGGCTTCCAAAAGGATAACACTTTCTACTGCAGGGGTCGCCAAAATGATCAAAAAACTTGCGGATGATGAGGTGAAATTTAACCTGGCTTTGTCGTTACATGCTGCAAATGATGTGAAGAGAAATGAGATCATGCCGATCAACGAAACAAATAGTCTTGAAGCATTAGGAGAGGCGTTAAGATATTTTTACAAAAAAACAGGCACACGGGTTACTTATGAATATATCGTATTCCATGATGTGAATGATAAGATTGAGGATGCCCGGGAACTATATGAATTCAGTAAAATCATACCTTGTAAAATCAATATTATAGAATACAACCCGATTGCGGAAGCTTCATATGTGAATGCTAAAGAAGATAGAATTGAAAAATTCAGAGCATTTCTGGAAGCTAAAGGTGTTACGGTGAATGTTCGCAGAAGCAGGGGCAAAGACATAGATGCCGCCTGCGGTCAGCTTGCGATCAAAGAGAAACCAGGATCAGTTGCCTAA